A region of Penaeus chinensis breed Huanghai No. 1 chromosome 38, ASM1920278v2, whole genome shotgun sequence DNA encodes the following proteins:
- the LOC125046014 gene encoding enhancer of split mbeta protein-like, with product MVSSVQMEPVSRTDQYKRVMKPLLERKRRARINRCLDELRDLLVAALQAEGETVTRLEKADILELTVRHVRRLNQRRRLTLPPGGHDPRHDALKFQQGFVAAAQQVQSFLIASPSLEPAVSSRLLTHLTSCASAMTGVPPSSGPVSPPVTAAPLATPPTASPPAPAVAPAPVPRPAPAAHPSVVMVPAVSPPMSPPPLMDLSMKPAHSPVSTPKIVAPTPIREVYVGPQDLSMRRPSPRDDPKALEGKNSWRPW from the coding sequence ATGGTTTCTTCGGTGCAAATGGAGCCTGTGTCCCGCACGGATCAGTATAAGCGTGTGATGAAGCCATTGCTGGAGAGGAAACGACGGGCGCGCATCAACCGCTGCCTCGACGAGCTGCGCGACCTCCTGGTGGCGGCGCTGCAGGCCGAAGGGGAGACCGTCACCCGCCTGGAGAAAGCCGACATCCTCGAGCTGACCGTCCGTCACGTCCGCCGCCTGAACCAGCGCCGGCGCCTCACTCTGCCTCCCGGCGGCCACGACCCCAGGCACGACGCCCTCAAGTTCCAGCAGGGCTTCGTGGCGGCGGCGCAGCAGGTGCAGTCTTTCCTCATCGCCTCCCCCAGCCTGGAGCCCGCGGTGTCGTCGCGCCTTCTCACGCACCTCACGTCGTGCGCATCAGCCATGACGGGCGTGCCCCCCTCCAGCGGCCCCGTGTCTCCGCCTGTCACCGCCGCCCCCCTCGCCACGCCCCCCACAGCATCGCCTCCAGCGCCCGCGGTCGCCCCCGCCCCTGTTCCCCGACCGGCGCCCGCCGCCCATCCGTCGGTGGTGATGGTCCCCGCAGTGTCCCCGCCCATGTCCCCGCCCCCGCTCATGGACCTCAGCATGAAGCCCGCCCACAGCCCTGTCTCGACGCCCAAGATCGTCGCTCCCACGCCCATCCGAGAGGTGTATGTGGGTCCGCAAGACCTGTCCATGCGGCGTCCTTCGCCCCGGGACGACCCGAAGGCCTTGGAAGGCAAGAACTCCTGGAGACCGTGGTGA